Genomic window (Verrucomicrobiia bacterium):
CGGTAAATTTGTGAAAATTTTCAGTGGAACTGCCAATCGGCCGCTGGCGTATGCCATTTGCGATTACATCGGTATCCGCCTCGGTAAGTGCAGCGTCAAGGCCTTTCCCGATGGCGAGACCTTCGTAAAGATCGAGGAGAACGTGCGCGGCGAAGACGTCTTTGTCGTGCAACCGACTTCACCGCCGACGAACCATCATTTGATGGAACTCTTCATCATGATGGATGCGCTGCGCCGTTCCAGCGCCAATCGAATCACCGCCGTGCTGCCGTTTTATGGCTACGCGCGGCAGGATCGCAAAGATCAACCGCGCGTGCCGATCACCGCCAAACTGGTGGCAAATTTATTGGTGGCAGCCGGGGCGAACCGGGTGCTGACGATGGATTTGCACGCGCAGCAGATTCAAGGGTTTTTCGATATTCCAGTGGATCATCTCTATGCTGCCCCGGTAATTTACAAGTATTTGCACAAAAAGCGGCTCAAGGACCTTGTCGTCGTTAGTCCCGATGTTGGAGGATTGAAAATGGCCTATGCCTATTCGCAACATTTCTCAGCGGCACTGGCCATCATTGCCAAACGTCGGAAAAGCGCGACGGAAGTGGAATCCACCACCATCATTGGCGAGGTTCGGGGCAAAAATGTGCTGCTCGTGGATGACTTGACTGAAACGGCAGGAACACTGACCAAAGGCGCGGAATTGCTCAGGAAAAAGGGCGCGAAGAGCATTGTCGCCTGTGTTTCCCACGCGATTTTGGGGGATACGGGCATCGAAAGATTGCGTAAATCGGCGATTGACGAGTTGATTACAACTGATACAGTCGTGCGCCCGACAATTCGGGGAGTGAAAATCACCACTTTATCGGTGGCGGGTTTGTTGGGTGAAGCCATCAAGCGAATCCATAATAATTCGTCAGTGACCTCGTTGTTTGAAGCCAATGGCGGTCGCACCAGTTAAGACGTTTGCCGGAAAATTTTTGATATGAAATCATTGCCATTCAATGCTTTTGTGCGCTCGCAAGTGCGGCGCACCGGACTGAAAAAATTGCGCGCCACGGGTCGCGTGCCCGCCACGATTTACGGTGGAAAATCCAAAGCCGAAAACCTGGAAGTGGTCGGGGCTGAGTTGAACGACCTGCTTCACCGTTCCCACTCGGAAAACATTTTGGTAGATCTCGAGGTCGAAAAAACAAAACGCCTCGCATTGGTTCAGGAAGTTCAGCATCACCCGTTGAGTGGTAAAGTCGTACATGTGGATTTCCGAGAGGTGAGCGAGACGGAGCCGGTTGTCATCAATGTGCCTGTTGATACCTTCGGCGAGGCTTCCGGCGTCAAGAATAGTGGCGGTGTGCTCGAACACATCATTTTTAAACTACGGGTTCGGGCTTTGCCCAAGCAACTACCGGATCGGATTGTTGTGGAGGTCACGGAACTCGAAGTGGGACAGACCATCCACGTCGGCGATCTCAAACTGCCTGAGGGCGTGGAAGTGATTGGCAACAAACTGGCCCCGGTGGTTTCTGTCGTGAAGTCCAAGGCTGAAGCGGAACCCGTGGCGGCTGAGACGGCTGCTGCTGGCGAAGTTGAAATGACGAAGGAAAAGAAAGACGCGGCCGCAGCGCCTGCCGCCAAGGGGGCCGCAGCGAAGCCGGATGCCAAAGCCGCTCCGGCCAAGAAATAATTGTTTGTTGTTGCGCTCCGCGATGGGCGGATAGCAACGCCTCCGGCGCATGGAAGATTGGCGTCTTATCGTGGGATTGGGCAATCCCGGGACGGAATACGCCAGGACGCGGCATAATGCGGGGTTTATGTTGCTCGATCAACTGGCGGCCAGTTGGCGGGTAACGTGGCGGGATGAGAAAAAGTTTCAGTCGCGTTTGGGCAAAACGGAACGGAGCGGCTGGCGCTTGTTGATGTGCCAGCCCCAGACGTTCATGAATTTAAGTGGTATTGCGGTTGGAACGCTGGTGAAGTTTTATCAGTTGCCGCTCGAACATTTGCTGGTGGTGGTGGATGATGCGGACTTGCCACTGGGGCAGATTCGCCTGCGACCGGACGGCAGCAGCGGCGGGCATCATGGATTGGAATCCATTGAGCAGCATTTGGGTTCGCGCCAATACGCCCGATTGCGAATTGGCATTGGGCGACAGAACGAGCGGCGGGAGATTTCGGGTCACGTTCTGGGCCGCCTGAGTGGCGAAGAACTGACGGTGATGGAAAGGGTTTTAATCCGGGCGCAGGCCCAGGTAGAGTGTTGGCTGGATCGCGGGTTGCAGTCGGCCATGAGTCAATTTAACGGGGCGGTAACCGACCCGAACAACGAAGGAACGAAGCAGTGAAACGATACGAAGGTTTATTCATCTTGAATACGGCGGGTAAGGAAGATGGCGTCAAAGACGCCCTCGACAAAATTTCCGCTGAGATCGCCGAAGCGGGCGGCCACATTGAAACCGTGCAGAAAATGGAGCGCAAAACTTTTGCGCGAGTGGCGGACAAACGACACAGCAGTGGCTTTTACGCCAACGTGATTTTTAACAGCACCCCGGCCACGGTCGTTGCGTTACGCAATAAATTCGTACGTAACGACGAGGTGTTCCGGGTGATCTTCACCCATTCACCCGCGCCCAAAGCGGCGCAGTAACCCGCAAGCAGGCCATGGCCAGTTTTAATAAAGTCATCTTGGTGGGGAATTTGACGCGCGACCCGGATCTGCGTTACACCCCCAAGGGCACGGCCATTGCCAAAATCGGCGTTGCGGTGAATCGCGTCTGGACCAATGACGCCGGCGAGCGCAAGGAGGAAGTCACGTTCGTGGACGTGGATATCTTTGGCCGCACGGCGGAGAATGTCGGCAAGTACATGCGCAAAGGCCGCCCGATTCTCATCGAAGGCCGATTGCGCCTCGATCAATGGGACGATAAACAAACCGGTCAAAAAAAGAGCAAGCTCGGGGTGGTGGCGGAGACCGTGCAATTTCTTGGCAGTGCGGGTGGAGGCGGTGGTGAAGGCGAGGAAGGTTCCAGTCGCCGCCCCAGCGCTCCGGCCGCGCCTCCAGTCAATGAAGGTGGAGACGGCGATGCCCCGCTGGAGAGCGACGACGTTCCCTTCTGAAAATATTAAGTAGTTTCAACGAACATTTTTATGGCAAAGACAGAAGTCATTCTTACACACAACATCGTCGGTTTGGGCGGTGAATCGGATCAGGTTAAAGTTGCCGCCGGTTACGCCCGCAATTACCTCCTTCCGCAACGCCTGGCCATTCCGTTAAGCGCCGGGAATAAGCGCCGCCTCGAGGCCCTGCGCCAGCGCCGCGCCCAGCGGGAAGCTCATGAGTACAATACCATGACGGAACTTGCCAAGAGTCTGACCAAGCTGGTTTGTCTGGTGAAGGTCAAGACCGGTGAGGACGGCAAATTGTTTGGCGCCGTCACCGCCGGCATGATTGCCGATGAGTTGAAGCAACAATTTGATGTCGTGCTGGATCGCCGCAAGATTCACCTCGAGCACCCGATCAAGGTATTGGGTGAGCATGAGGTTGAATTGCATCTGCACGCGGAAGTGAAGGGCGTACTCCAGGTGCGCGTGGAAAGCACTACTCCGATCGCGGTTGCTCCAGCCGAAACCGCGCCGAGTGCCGAAGCGCCGAAAACTGAGAAACGGGGCAAGCGCGCAGGAAAAGAAGAGGCGGCTTCGGGTGAAAAAGCCAAAGCCGATAAAGCGCCGAAAAGCGACAAGAAGGTCAAAAAGGGATAAGCATCCCGATCAACATTTCAAAGCCCGGCTCTCGCCGGGCTTTTTCATTTATGGGATGGCCCTGCGTTCGGGCGCAAAAAATTCGCCGGTGCAGAGTGACTGCACCGGCGAACGCGGAATCAAAGGTGGGCCTGATTAATTGCCCTGCACGCGGTAAAACATGGCGCCACTGTTGATGGTGTCGCTGGCTTCCGTGCCGTTGACGGTACTCCCCACGTTCTCCCAATCGCCTGCATCAAGAGCACTACGGCGTTGGAGTTGATAAGGGGCCAAGCCGCCTTCCCAGTGGATTGTGACCTGGTTATTTTCCGTGGTGATGCTAGTGATGCGGAGTCCCGAGGTGATGTTCATGTCGTCAATGAGAGCGCCGACCTGATTAGCGCCTCGGAAAACCCGGATTTGACGGAAACTATCAGAGGCGGCGGAGTAGAACGGCACGGGATTGAGGTTTTGGCGGACGTCGTCCACGTAGAAGTTGTAGGTGCGCGCGGCGTAATCCAGCTCGAATTTCAAGTGATACCAGTTGGTGGAATCCCAGGTTAAACCCGTGGGCACCCAACCGCCGGAAACCAAGCCGTAGTCAATGCTGGTATTGGGGCCGAAGCGCACTCCCGCGGCTCGGGTGCCAGCGGCATTTTCCACGGTGATGAAGATATTGCCGTTGACCGGGCCAGCCAGCGGTCGCGCCCAGAAGTCAAAGGTGATGTTTTGCGTATTCTCGAGTCCGGCGATTGGGCGAATCGAGGAACTGCCCGCTCCACTTAATCCGACAACCAGCGCTTGATTGCCGCTGTGGACGAAATCGCCTGCGGTCAATCCGGCGGCACTGAGTTCGGCGGCAATTTCAGTCGCGGTCAGTACGCGGGCGGCGTCCGTGTTGGCGTCCGTGACCCAATTGTTTTGTCCGTCCAGCGCTCCTACGGCGTACGTTGGGGCTTCGAAATCAATCAAGCCGGGCGTCGGCGTCCATTGCAAGCGTGCCGCATACGATTCGACCACGCCGACCGCATTGGTGACCATCAGGCTGTAAAAACCAAGATCGTTGGCGGTGATGTTGTTCAGCGTCAAGGTTGTGGTTTGCTCGTCAAGCGGCGTGCCCACTGGATCGGCCAGGTGCTCGCGATAATACCAGCGCACGGACACGGGCGTGTCTGAATGTGGCGCGGCCGTAAACACTACCGTGTCGCCCAAATTAGCCGTTGTGTTGGTTGGGTGCGAGGCCAGCGTGGGGAACGTGGCCAGTCCGGGAATCGCCGGAAAATCAAGTTCGGCTGCGCTCAAG
Coding sequences:
- a CDS encoding ribose-phosphate pyrophosphokinase — encoded protein: MKIFSGTANRPLAYAICDYIGIRLGKCSVKAFPDGETFVKIEENVRGEDVFVVQPTSPPTNHHLMELFIMMDALRRSSANRITAVLPFYGYARQDRKDQPRVPITAKLVANLLVAAGANRVLTMDLHAQQIQGFFDIPVDHLYAAPVIYKYLHKKRLKDLVVVSPDVGGLKMAYAYSQHFSAALAIIAKRRKSATEVESTTIIGEVRGKNVLLVDDLTETAGTLTKGAELLRKKGAKSIVACVSHAILGDTGIERLRKSAIDELITTDTVVRPTIRGVKITTLSVAGLLGEAIKRIHNNSSVTSLFEANGGRTS
- a CDS encoding 50S ribosomal protein L25, with protein sequence MPATIYGGKSKAENLEVVGAELNDLLHRSHSENILVDLEVEKTKRLALVQEVQHHPLSGKVVHVDFREVSETEPVVINVPVDTFGEASGVKNSGGVLEHIIFKLRVRALPKQLPDRIVVEVTELEVGQTIHVGDLKLPEGVEVIGNKLAPVVSVVKSKAEAEPVAAETAAAGEVEMTKEKKDAAAAPAAKGAAAKPDAKAAPAKK
- the pth gene encoding aminoacyl-tRNA hydrolase, yielding MEDWRLIVGLGNPGTEYARTRHNAGFMLLDQLAASWRVTWRDEKKFQSRLGKTERSGWRLLMCQPQTFMNLSGIAVGTLVKFYQLPLEHLLVVVDDADLPLGQIRLRPDGSSGGHHGLESIEQHLGSRQYARLRIGIGRQNERREISGHVLGRLSGEELTVMERVLIRAQAQVECWLDRGLQSAMSQFNGAVTDPNNEGTKQ
- a CDS encoding 30S ribosomal protein S6, with protein sequence MKRYEGLFILNTAGKEDGVKDALDKISAEIAEAGGHIETVQKMERKTFARVADKRHSSGFYANVIFNSTPATVVALRNKFVRNDEVFRVIFTHSPAPKAAQ
- the ssb gene encoding single-stranded DNA-binding protein, with protein sequence MASFNKVILVGNLTRDPDLRYTPKGTAIAKIGVAVNRVWTNDAGERKEEVTFVDVDIFGRTAENVGKYMRKGRPILIEGRLRLDQWDDKQTGQKKSKLGVVAETVQFLGSAGGGGGEGEEGSSRRPSAPAAPPVNEGGDGDAPLESDDVPF
- the rplI gene encoding 50S ribosomal protein L9, encoding MAKTEVILTHNIVGLGGESDQVKVAAGYARNYLLPQRLAIPLSAGNKRRLEALRQRRAQREAHEYNTMTELAKSLTKLVCLVKVKTGEDGKLFGAVTAGMIADELKQQFDVVLDRRKIHLEHPIKVLGEHEVELHLHAEVKGVLQVRVESTTPIAVAPAETAPSAEAPKTEKRGKRAGKEEAASGEKAKADKAPKSDKKVKKG